From Demequina capsici, one genomic window encodes:
- the dnaB gene encoding replicative DNA helicase, producing the protein MSIDELESSYNGPTTFDRLPPQNLEAEQSVLGAMLLSKDAMADVIETVRADDFYKPAHELIFDVATKLYNGGDPVDALTVSAELQRTGQLSRIGGAEYLHTLIATVPSAASAGYYARLVREQSILRRLVEAGTRIANMGYDGDGGEVDLIVDGAQAEIFAVTERRNSDDYLPIGDILESTLGQIDQASKHDGSLKGVPTGFRDLDDLTGGLQGGQMIVIAARPAIGKSTLGLDIARSASIHHNIASVIFSLEMSKEEITKRMLSSEGNVKLTQLNKGPLGPSDWDRLARASSRVSTAPLFIDDSPNMTLMEIRAKCRRLKQQHNLGLVVLDYLQLMSSGRKVESRQQEVSEFSRALKLLAKEIEVPVIAISQLNRGSEQRGDKKPMLSDMRESGAIEQDADIVILLHREDAYDRDNRPGEADFIVAKHRAGPTDTIAVAFKKDYAHFADMAPEM; encoded by the coding sequence ATGTCCATCGACGAGCTCGAGTCGTCGTACAACGGACCGACCACATTCGACCGCCTGCCGCCGCAGAACCTCGAGGCCGAGCAGTCGGTGCTGGGAGCGATGCTGCTCTCCAAGGACGCGATGGCCGACGTCATCGAGACCGTCCGCGCCGACGACTTCTACAAGCCTGCGCATGAGCTGATCTTCGACGTCGCCACGAAGCTCTACAACGGCGGCGATCCCGTCGACGCGCTCACCGTGAGCGCAGAGCTCCAGCGCACGGGTCAGCTGTCCCGGATCGGCGGCGCCGAGTACCTCCACACCTTGATCGCGACCGTGCCCTCCGCCGCCTCAGCCGGCTACTACGCGCGGCTGGTCCGCGAGCAGTCGATCCTTCGTCGGCTGGTGGAGGCGGGGACCCGCATCGCCAACATGGGGTACGACGGCGACGGAGGCGAGGTCGACCTGATCGTCGACGGCGCCCAGGCAGAGATCTTCGCCGTCACGGAGCGACGCAACTCCGACGACTACCTGCCGATCGGCGACATCCTCGAGTCCACCCTGGGTCAGATCGACCAGGCATCGAAGCACGACGGCAGCCTCAAGGGCGTGCCGACCGGGTTCCGCGACCTCGACGACCTCACCGGCGGCCTCCAGGGCGGTCAGATGATCGTCATCGCCGCGCGACCCGCGATCGGCAAGTCGACGCTCGGCCTGGACATCGCCCGGTCCGCCTCGATCCACCACAACATCGCCTCCGTCATCTTCTCGCTGGAGATGAGCAAGGAGGAGATCACCAAGCGCATGCTCTCCTCCGAGGGCAACGTGAAGCTGACCCAGCTCAACAAGGGTCCGCTGGGACCGAGCGACTGGGACCGCCTTGCAAGGGCATCGTCCCGCGTGTCCACGGCACCGCTGTTCATCGACGACTCTCCGAACATGACGCTCATGGAGATCCGCGCGAAGTGCCGGCGCCTCAAGCAGCAGCACAACCTAGGGCTCGTGGTGCTCGACTACCTGCAGCTGATGAGCTCGGGCCGCAAGGTCGAGTCTCGTCAGCAGGAGGTCTCGGAGTTCTCCCGTGCGCTCAAGCTGCTCGCCAAGGAGATCGAGGTGCCGGTGATCGCCATCTCGCAGCTGAACCGTGGATCTGAGCAGCGTGGCGACAAGAAGCCGATGCTGTCCGACATGCGCGAGTCCGGTGCCATCGAGCAGGACGCGGACATCGTGATCCTGCTGCACCGCGAGGACGCGTACGACCGTGACAACCGCCCAGGCGAAGCCGACTTCATCGTCGCGAAGCATCGTGCCGGTCCCACCGACACGATCGCGGTGGCGTTCAAGAAGGACTACGCGCACTTCGCCGACATGGCGCCGGAGATGTAG
- the rplI gene encoding 50S ribosomal protein L9, protein MAKVILTHEVHGLGIAGDVVDVKDGYARNYLVPRKLATPWSAGAEKQIDGLRKARRAKEIESIEGAQAARDALQANEVVVEAKAGESGRLFGAVTPADIAAAIGDRAKVDKRRIHVAQPIKALGEYTVSVSLHDEVSATVAVKVVAAK, encoded by the coding sequence ATGGCTAAGGTGATCCTCACCCACGAGGTCCACGGTCTCGGCATCGCCGGCGACGTCGTCGACGTCAAGGACGGCTACGCCCGCAACTACCTCGTGCCCCGCAAGCTGGCCACCCCGTGGTCGGCTGGTGCCGAGAAGCAGATCGACGGTCTGCGCAAGGCGCGTCGCGCCAAGGAGATCGAGAGCATCGAGGGCGCTCAGGCCGCTCGTGACGCTCTCCAGGCGAACGAGGTCGTCGTCGAGGCGAAGGCCGGCGAGTCCGGTCGTCTCTTCGGCGCGGTGACCCCTGCCGACATCGCGGCCGCCATCGGCGACCGCGCCAAGGTCGACAAGCGTCGCATCCACGTCGCTCAGCCGATCAAGGCGCTCGGCGAGTACACCGTCTCGGTGTCCCTGCACGACGAGGTCTCCGCGACCGTCGCCGTCAAGGTCGTCGCCGCGAAGTAG
- the rpsR gene encoding 30S ribosomal protein S18 produces MAKNDIRKPRKKVNPLKAAKVQKIDYKDTALLRKFISDRGKIRSRRVTGVSVQEQREIARAIKVAREMALLPYAGSGR; encoded by the coding sequence ATGGCTAAGAACGACATCCGCAAGCCGCGCAAGAAGGTCAATCCCCTCAAGGCGGCCAAGGTTCAGAAGATCGACTACAAGGACACCGCGCTGCTGCGCAAGTTCATCTCCGACCGCGGCAAGATCCGCTCGCGTCGCGTGACCGGTGTCTCCGTCCAGGAGCAGCGCGAGATCGCCCGTGCCATCAAGGTGGCGCGCGAGATGGCCCTGCTTCCCTACGCCGGCTCCGGCCGCTGA
- a CDS encoding single-stranded DNA-binding protein: protein MAGETQITVIGNLTGDPELRFIQSGAAVVNFTVASTPRTFERQTNEWKDGETLFMRCSLWREAAENVAESLTKGMRVIVTGRLVSRSWEANGEKRTVNEIQVDEVGPSLRYATAKVTRTQRGGGNGGGGFSGGGGGYSAPAGGSDNDPWATAPASDEPPF, encoded by the coding sequence ATGGCAGGCGAGACCCAGATCACCGTGATCGGAAACCTCACCGGCGACCCCGAGCTGCGATTCATCCAGTCCGGCGCCGCGGTGGTCAACTTCACGGTGGCATCTACCCCTCGTACGTTCGAACGTCAGACGAACGAGTGGAAGGACGGGGAGACCCTGTTCATGCGCTGCTCCCTGTGGCGCGAGGCCGCGGAGAACGTGGCCGAGTCGCTGACGAAGGGCATGCGCGTCATCGTGACGGGCCGCCTGGTGTCGCGCTCGTGGGAGGCCAATGGCGAGAAGCGCACCGTCAACGAGATCCAGGTCGACGAGGTCGGACCCTCGCTCCGTTACGCCACCGCCAAGGTGACGCGTACGCAGCGTGGCGGCGGCAACGGTGGCGGCGGCTTCTCGGGTGGCGGTGGCGGCTACTCCGCTCCGGCCGGCGGTTCTGACAACGACCCGTGGGCCACGGCCCCGGCGTCGGACGAGCCCCCCTTCTAA
- the rpsF gene encoding 30S ribosomal protein S6, with protein sequence MRHYEMMVILDPEVDERTVTPSLEKYLGVITGDNGTIDKLDVWGRRRLAYPIKKKSDGIYAVIDFTAESATAKELERQLGLNETVLRLKLLRPDAK encoded by the coding sequence ATGCGTCATTACGAGATGATGGTCATCCTCGACCCTGAGGTGGATGAGCGTACGGTCACCCCGTCGCTCGAGAAGTACCTCGGCGTGATCACCGGCGACAACGGCACGATCGACAAGCTCGACGTGTGGGGCCGCCGCCGCCTTGCGTACCCCATCAAGAAGAAGAGCGACGGCATCTACGCGGTGATCGACTTCACCGCGGAGTCCGCGACGGCCAAGGAGCTCGAGCGTCAGCTCGGCCTCAACGAGACCGTCCTGCGCCTGAAGCTGCTCCGCCCGGACGCCAAGTAA
- a CDS encoding lipid II:glycine glycyltransferase FemX, producing the protein MNASADALSVAQVPDDRFLELARGAHHPVPIEQSPSWDPYDAAVPGRAPWRRLLVSVGGAPVALIAFSAFDGRGFRYLWAKHGPIWLAEQSPERERSVREALVRYVRAEAPWAVFLRLHAKHAAPDLRELLQTVTYDHTVVVDLTRDEDAIMQSFSKRGRYKTRRTLKDEAMTVTEETGVTDEQFAELYAIYRETASRDGFGIFDADVYLTMLRSLGEHVRLFVARRHDTGEDGALTPGRAVSWVISTVYDHAGVDVYAAGNHEARQTDAALRLKWHILTTLKAEGVTQYDLMGVGSERAPQLMGVREFKQQLGEIVEVDGAWDLPVKGPRYAGLAFALRLKRALRR; encoded by the coding sequence GTGAACGCCTCCGCAGACGCCCTCAGCGTCGCCCAGGTCCCCGACGATCGCTTCCTCGAGCTGGCGCGCGGCGCGCACCATCCGGTCCCGATCGAGCAGTCGCCTTCGTGGGATCCGTACGATGCCGCCGTCCCTGGTCGCGCCCCGTGGCGACGGCTGCTGGTCTCCGTGGGCGGTGCGCCCGTCGCCCTGATCGCCTTCAGCGCGTTCGACGGTCGTGGCTTCCGGTACCTGTGGGCCAAGCACGGTCCGATCTGGCTGGCCGAGCAGAGCCCCGAACGGGAGCGCTCCGTGCGGGAGGCGCTGGTGCGATACGTCAGGGCCGAGGCGCCCTGGGCGGTCTTCCTGCGCCTTCACGCCAAGCATGCCGCGCCTGACCTGCGAGAGCTCCTGCAGACGGTGACGTACGACCACACGGTGGTGGTGGACCTCACCCGGGACGAGGACGCCATCATGCAGTCCTTCTCCAAGCGGGGCCGCTACAAGACGCGCAGAACCCTCAAGGACGAGGCGATGACGGTGACCGAGGAGACGGGTGTCACCGACGAGCAGTTCGCGGAGCTGTACGCGATCTACCGGGAGACCGCCTCGCGTGACGGGTTCGGGATCTTCGACGCCGACGTCTACCTCACGATGCTGCGCTCGCTCGGCGAGCACGTGCGGCTCTTCGTGGCGCGCCGGCACGACACCGGCGAGGACGGCGCGCTGACGCCCGGTCGCGCGGTGTCGTGGGTCATCTCCACCGTCTACGACCACGCGGGGGTCGACGTCTACGCTGCCGGGAACCACGAGGCACGGCAGACCGACGCGGCGCTTCGCCTCAAGTGGCACATCCTCACGACGCTCAAGGCCGAGGGCGTCACGCAGTACGACCTCATGGGCGTGGGCTCGGAGCGAGCGCCTCAGCTCATGGGCGTGCGCGAGTTCAAGCAACAGCTCGGAGAGATCGTCGAGGTCGACGGCGCATGGGACCTGCCGGTCAAGGGCCCGCGGTATGCCGGGCTCGCGTTCGCGCTCCGGCTGAAGCGCGCGCTGCGTCGATGA
- a CDS encoding transglycosylase domain-containing protein codes for MSDDPKAPRRQSVRPTSAGQAAGPRPTRQTTGVTRASTGASSASVSTKGAGKGSGDGKPPKAPWKVWGKRIGIGVVVTGLVLFTAAAIGLFVKYQSLTVPQPDQFALFQSSTVYYSDGVTPMGALGQANREIITYEEMPQSIKDAIVASEDRTFWTNKGVDLMGTARALYKTVIKGEKQGGSTITQQYVERYYSGKTVTDIPGKIEEALMALKVSQEQSKSEVLANYLNTIYFGRGAYGIQAAAQAYYGKDAADLTVSESAMLVGIVPAPSAWDPRNNATKAEERWNHVLDAMVATGALSQEERDAQVFPDVIEYTNDNVYAGPTGYLIREALDEVIATGLYTQEEIETSGLSIITTINKTDQDSVEAAVAAMPSDHSDHLRVAAVTVAADTGAITSMYGGADYLTIQRNAVTQDIAQAGSTFKPFALITALSQGIGLGTQYLANNNMTLDGYDNPVRNFGGVSYGVIDLVKATQNSVNTAFVQLTNDVGPENVMNTAITAGVPADTTDLNANPSIVLGAAAPHPIDMANAYATIASGGVRTEAYMVETVNDATGAPVYQHEVVQNRVFDANVIADTTYAMQQVVKYGSGKTASSLGRDIAGKTGTSNDNKSAWFIGFTPQIVGAVALYQVGDDGSVEQIDTFGGYKQITGSTVPCDIWTAMMGPILDEYPAEAFPARANVGTDRLLEPTASPTPSATPTPEVTTTAPEPSPSDTTTAPTPAPTKTTTAPSPSPSQTTTAPAAAAAGAAGKTITAP; via the coding sequence GTGAGCGATGATCCGAAGGCCCCTCGTCGGCAGTCCGTCCGCCCGACCTCCGCCGGTCAGGCCGCTGGGCCGCGCCCCACGCGCCAGACGACCGGCGTGACCAGGGCGTCCACCGGCGCGTCGTCGGCATCCGTGAGCACCAAGGGCGCAGGCAAGGGGTCCGGCGACGGCAAGCCGCCGAAGGCGCCCTGGAAGGTCTGGGGCAAGCGCATCGGCATCGGCGTCGTCGTCACCGGTCTGGTGCTGTTCACCGCCGCGGCGATCGGGCTCTTCGTCAAGTATCAGAGCCTCACGGTGCCCCAGCCCGACCAGTTCGCGCTCTTCCAGTCGTCCACGGTGTACTACTCCGACGGTGTCACCCCCATGGGCGCCCTGGGTCAGGCGAACCGCGAGATCATCACCTACGAGGAGATGCCGCAGTCCATCAAGGACGCGATCGTCGCCTCCGAGGACCGCACGTTCTGGACCAACAAGGGCGTCGACCTCATGGGCACTGCCCGCGCGCTCTACAAGACGGTCATCAAGGGTGAGAAGCAGGGTGGATCCACGATCACCCAGCAGTATGTCGAGCGCTACTACTCGGGCAAGACCGTCACCGACATCCCCGGCAAGATCGAGGAGGCGCTCATGGCTCTCAAGGTGAGCCAGGAGCAGTCCAAGTCGGAGGTGCTCGCCAACTACCTCAACACCATCTACTTCGGCCGCGGCGCGTACGGGATCCAGGCTGCCGCGCAGGCGTACTACGGCAAGGATGCCGCCGATCTCACGGTGTCGGAGTCGGCGATGCTCGTCGGCATCGTCCCCGCGCCGTCCGCGTGGGACCCGCGCAACAACGCGACCAAGGCGGAGGAGCGCTGGAACCACGTGCTCGACGCGATGGTGGCCACGGGCGCGCTCTCCCAGGAGGAGCGGGACGCGCAGGTGTTCCCTGACGTCATCGAGTACACGAACGACAACGTGTACGCGGGACCCACGGGATACCTGATCCGGGAGGCGCTCGACGAGGTGATCGCCACCGGGCTCTACACGCAGGAGGAGATCGAGACCTCCGGGCTGTCGATCATCACCACGATCAACAAGACCGACCAGGACTCCGTCGAGGCCGCCGTCGCGGCCATGCCTTCCGACCACTCGGACCACCTTCGGGTGGCGGCCGTCACGGTCGCGGCGGATACCGGAGCCATCACGTCGATGTACGGGGGCGCCGACTACCTCACGATCCAGCGCAACGCCGTGACCCAGGACATCGCACAGGCGGGATCGACCTTCAAGCCGTTCGCGCTCATCACCGCGCTCTCGCAGGGGATCGGCCTCGGCACCCAGTACCTGGCGAACAACAACATGACGCTCGACGGCTACGACAACCCGGTCCGCAACTTCGGCGGCGTCAGCTACGGCGTCATCGACCTCGTCAAGGCCACGCAGAACTCGGTCAACACCGCCTTCGTGCAGCTCACGAACGACGTAGGCCCCGAGAACGTGATGAACACGGCCATCACCGCAGGCGTGCCCGCGGACACCACCGACCTCAACGCCAACCCTTCGATCGTGCTCGGCGCGGCAGCCCCGCACCCGATCGACATGGCCAACGCCTACGCGACCATCGCCTCCGGCGGGGTGCGCACCGAGGCGTACATGGTGGAGACCGTGAACGACGCGACGGGCGCCCCCGTCTACCAGCACGAGGTCGTGCAGAACCGGGTCTTCGACGCCAACGTCATCGCCGACACCACCTACGCGATGCAGCAGGTGGTCAAGTACGGCTCCGGCAAGACCGCCAGCTCGCTCGGTCGTGACATCGCAGGAAAGACGGGAACCTCGAACGACAACAAGTCGGCGTGGTTCATCGGCTTCACGCCCCAGATCGTCGGCGCCGTCGCGCTCTACCAGGTCGGTGACGACGGCTCGGTCGAGCAGATCGACACGTTCGGCGGCTACAAGCAGATCACCGGCTCCACGGTGCCGTGCGACATCTGGACCGCCATGATGGGCCCCATCCTCGACGAGTACCCGGCCGAGGCATTCCCCGCGCGCGCCAACGTGGGCACCGACCGGCTCCTGGAGCCGACGGCCTCACCCACCCCGTCGGCGACGCCGACGCCCGAGGTGACGACCACCGCACCGGAGCCCTCGCCCAGCGACACGACGACCGCACCGACACCGGCGCCGACCAAGACGACGACCGCGCCGTCGCCCTCGCCGAGCCAGACCACGACCGCGCCCGCGGCCGCCGCCGCAGGCGCGGCTGGAAAGACGATCACCGCTCCCTAG
- a CDS encoding PadR family transcriptional regulator, producing MAKTDVLTLGILGMLAEQPLHGYQIRKRLGSQLGPFRALSYGSLYPALKRMLESGLIENVGEDDAVATGSRRSRIAYALTTQGRARFEDELASAGAHAYDDDSFDLRFSLFGQTDSATRLRILEGRRMRLSERLEELQEMRRRQRERADAYTSELHRHGLERVEREVEWLDQLIENERSATRGEENGSAASAGDD from the coding sequence ATGGCCAAGACCGACGTGCTCACCCTCGGCATCCTCGGGATGCTCGCGGAGCAGCCGCTTCACGGCTACCAGATCCGCAAGCGGCTCGGCTCGCAGCTGGGCCCGTTCCGCGCCCTCAGCTACGGATCGCTGTACCCGGCCCTCAAGCGCATGCTCGAGTCCGGGCTCATCGAGAACGTCGGCGAGGACGACGCGGTCGCCACGGGGTCGCGTCGGTCGCGCATCGCCTACGCCCTCACGACCCAGGGCCGCGCCCGCTTCGAGGACGAGCTCGCGTCGGCCGGCGCCCACGCCTACGACGACGACTCCTTCGACCTGCGCTTCTCGCTGTTCGGCCAGACCGACTCGGCGACCCGGCTCAGGATTCTCGAGGGCCGCCGCATGCGGCTCTCCGAACGGCTCGAGGAGCTCCAGGAGATGCGCCGCCGGCAGCGCGAGCGTGCCGACGCCTACACCTCCGAGCTGCACCGCCATGGACTCGAGCGCGTCGAGCGCGAGGTCGAATGGCTGGACCAGCTCATCGAGAACGAACGTTCCGCCACGCGCGGAGAAGAGAACGGATCCGCCGCGTCAGCGGGGGACGACTGA
- a CDS encoding inositol-3-phosphate synthase, with translation MAKLKVAIVGVGNCATSLIQGVEFYKNTPADEKVPGLMHVQLGDYHVSDIEFVAAFDVDSLKVGKELIEATNSSENNTIKICEVPKTDIQVSRGVTLDGLGEYYRATIVESDDAPVDVVQVLKDSEADVLVCYLPVGSEEAAKYYAQCAIDAGVAFVNALPVFIASDPEWAQKFTDAGVPIVGDDIKSQVGATITHRVIAKLFEDRGVRLDRTYQLNVGGNMDFKNMLERRRLESKKVSKTQAVTSNLHDSPIAGKKYDRNVHIGPSDYVEWLDDRKWAYVRLEGSAFGEVPLNLEYKLEVWDSPNSAGVIIDAVRAAKIAKDRGIGGPITSASTYFMKSPPIQMEDTEGRAALEAFVRGDVER, from the coding sequence ATGGCGAAGCTCAAGGTTGCCATCGTCGGCGTCGGCAACTGCGCCACGTCGCTGATCCAGGGAGTCGAGTTCTACAAGAACACGCCTGCCGATGAGAAGGTCCCCGGCCTCATGCACGTCCAGCTCGGCGACTACCACGTCTCCGACATCGAGTTCGTGGCGGCGTTCGACGTCGACTCGCTCAAGGTGGGCAAGGAGCTCATCGAGGCGACGAACTCGTCCGAGAACAACACCATCAAGATCTGCGAGGTCCCCAAGACGGACATCCAGGTCTCGCGTGGCGTCACGCTCGACGGCCTCGGCGAGTACTACCGGGCGACGATCGTCGAGTCGGACGACGCTCCCGTCGACGTGGTCCAGGTCCTCAAGGACTCCGAGGCCGACGTGCTCGTGTGCTACCTGCCCGTGGGCTCCGAGGAGGCCGCCAAGTACTACGCGCAGTGCGCGATCGACGCGGGCGTGGCGTTCGTCAACGCCCTGCCCGTCTTCATCGCGTCCGACCCGGAGTGGGCGCAGAAGTTCACCGACGCCGGCGTCCCGATCGTCGGCGACGACATCAAGTCGCAGGTGGGCGCCACCATCACGCACCGCGTGATCGCGAAGCTGTTCGAGGACCGCGGCGTCCGTCTGGACCGCACCTACCAGCTCAACGTCGGCGGCAACATGGACTTCAAGAACATGCTGGAGCGCCGTCGTCTCGAGTCGAAGAAGGTCTCGAAGACGCAGGCCGTCACCTCGAACCTTCACGACAGCCCGATCGCAGGCAAGAAGTACGACCGCAACGTGCACATCGGCCCGTCGGACTACGTCGAGTGGCTCGACGACCGCAAGTGGGCGTACGTGCGCCTCGAGGGCTCGGCCTTCGGCGAGGTGCCCCTGAACCTGGAGTACAAGCTCGAGGTCTGGGACTCCCCCAACTCGGCCGGCGTCATCATCGACGCGGTCCGCGCCGCGAAGATCGCGAAGGACCGCGGCATCGGCGGCCCGATCACCTCGGCGTCGACCTACTTCATGAAGTCCCCGCCCATCCAGATGGAGGACACCGAGGGCCGCGCCGCGCTCGAGGCGTTCGTCCGCGGCGACGTGGAGCGCTAG
- a CDS encoding DUF805 domain-containing protein: MLYVLLVTLGMSDSSLTAVGVILLAIIAIYGLFVLIPSLALAWRRYQDIGWGGALSIVGWFVPLLTFIVAFIPGNPGPNQFRPDPKG, encoded by the coding sequence GTGCTCTACGTCCTGCTGGTCACGCTCGGCATGTCGGACTCGAGCCTCACCGCGGTCGGCGTGATCCTGCTCGCGATCATCGCCATCTATGGGCTGTTCGTGCTGATCCCTTCGCTCGCGCTCGCCTGGCGGCGCTACCAGGACATCGGCTGGGGAGGCGCGCTGTCGATCGTCGGCTGGTTCGTGCCGCTGCTGACGTTCATCGTCGCGTTCATCCCTGGCAATCCCGGGCCCAACCAGTTCAGGCCGGATCCGAAGGGCTGA
- a CDS encoding SDR family oxidoreductase, protein MGQLSASSRVAIVGGAGKIGRLLVDRLVEQGTAAVPLARRDVQLEALAVAGGDPRRLDIEHAGVDDFVAAFEGCDAVVFTAGGGADGNAGRKQTVDLGGSLKSIAAAELSGIRRFVQVSAIGVDAPADASRGEAWVAYVEAKREADSALRASGLAWTILRPGRLTDDAPTGLVELGPDVGPGAIPRDDVAALIAACIADPATALHQWEVVGGTTSIEDAIVAHAHR, encoded by the coding sequence ATGGGCCAGCTCTCCGCATCCTCACGAGTCGCGATCGTCGGCGGTGCCGGCAAGATCGGTCGCCTCCTCGTCGACCGGCTCGTCGAGCAGGGCACAGCAGCGGTGCCGCTCGCGCGCCGAGACGTCCAGCTGGAGGCGCTCGCGGTCGCGGGCGGTGATCCGCGTCGCCTCGACATCGAGCACGCAGGGGTCGACGACTTCGTGGCCGCCTTCGAAGGGTGCGACGCGGTCGTCTTCACCGCCGGCGGCGGCGCGGACGGCAACGCGGGACGCAAGCAGACGGTCGACCTCGGGGGCTCGCTCAAGTCGATCGCCGCAGCGGAGCTGTCAGGGATCCGACGGTTCGTGCAGGTGTCCGCCATCGGCGTCGACGCGCCCGCCGACGCGTCCCGCGGCGAGGCCTGGGTCGCGTACGTCGAGGCCAAGCGGGAGGCGGACAGCGCCCTGAGGGCGAGCGGGCTCGCGTGGACGATCCTGCGTCCCGGGCGCCTCACCGACGACGCGCCGACGGGCCTCGTGGAGCTCGGACCCGACGTGGGACCGGGAGCGATCCCCAGGGACGACGTCGCCGCGCTGATCGCCGCCTGCATCGCCGATCCTGCGACAGCGCTCCACCAATGGGAGGTCGTGGGAGGCACCACCTCGATCGAGGACGCGATCGTCGCGCACGCTCACCGGTGA